A portion of the Flavobacterium magnum genome contains these proteins:
- a CDS encoding DedA family protein has product MTDFHWKNLLNPEYYINLEIGGVHVGLWVVLFIIFAETGLFAGFFLPGDSLLFLAGIYATGYYQDGVYVPGLVDQMFHLDSAFLNVMALSTFVAIAGILGNIVGYWFGSKSGTYLYNRQDSFWFKKKYLIQSRDFFEKHGGRAIIFSRFLPIFRTFAPIVAGIVAMDKKKFMFYNVVSSFLWSFTLIFAGNYLYKYLKESYQIDLKDHIELIIIGLVGITIIPVIYKFGKKTVTHSEE; this is encoded by the coding sequence ATGACCGATTTTCATTGGAAGAACTTACTGAATCCCGAGTATTATATCAATCTTGAAATCGGGGGCGTGCACGTAGGCTTATGGGTAGTTTTGTTTATCATTTTTGCGGAGACTGGGCTTTTTGCCGGGTTTTTCCTGCCGGGTGACAGTTTGCTTTTCCTGGCCGGGATTTATGCCACGGGTTATTATCAGGATGGGGTATACGTACCCGGACTCGTAGACCAGATGTTCCATCTCGACAGCGCTTTCCTGAACGTTATGGCGCTTTCGACTTTCGTCGCGATTGCAGGGATCTTAGGCAATATCGTCGGATATTGGTTCGGCTCAAAAAGCGGTACCTACCTTTACAACAGGCAGGACAGTTTCTGGTTTAAAAAGAAATACCTGATCCAGTCGAGGGATTTCTTTGAAAAGCACGGAGGCCGCGCCATCATCTTTTCGCGTTTCCTGCCGATTTTCAGGACATTCGCCCCGATTGTTGCCGGGATTGTCGCAATGGACAAAAAGAAATTCATGTTTTACAATGTTGTCAGTTCCTTCCTTTGGTCATTTACGCTGATATTTGCGGGAAATTACCTGTACAAATACCTAAAGGAAAGCTACCAGATCGATCTTAAGGACCACATTGAACTCATCATCATCGGACTGGTCGGTATAACGATTATCCCGGTGATCTACAAATTCGGGAAAAAGACAGTGACCCATTCAGAAGAATAG
- a CDS encoding heavy-metal-associated domain-containing protein: MKNILIVLSFVIGLAANAQEKKNKNAKYNVEVNGNCDQCKKRIEKAAFSVPGVKSAAWNVESHQLSVILNEEKASIADVEKAVAKIGHDTETQKASDEVYEKLHSCCKYDRK; the protein is encoded by the coding sequence ATGAAAAATATCCTTATCGTTTTATCATTCGTGATCGGGCTTGCTGCCAATGCACAGGAAAAGAAAAACAAGAACGCCAAATACAATGTAGAAGTTAACGGGAATTGCGATCAATGCAAAAAACGGATTGAGAAGGCAGCATTCAGCGTACCCGGGGTAAAATCAGCCGCGTGGAACGTAGAAAGTCACCAACTCAGTGTCATCCTGAATGAAGAAAAGGCTTCGATTGCTGATGTGGAGAAAGCGGTGGCTAAGATCGGGCACGATACAGAGACGCAAAAGGCAAGCGACGAAGTGTACGAGAAGCTGCATTCGTGCTGTAAATATGACCGGAAATAA